Proteins from a genomic interval of Amycolatopsis sp. cg13:
- a CDS encoding GMC family oxidoreductase: MPEQDSFDYVIVGAGSAGCVLANRLSEDPSARVLLLEAGGEDTADEVRIPAAFASLFKTKWDWNYETVEQKHTGKKEYWPRGRMLGGCSSINAMIYIRGNRADYDGWRDAHGATGWGWDDVLPYFKRAEGNQRLGGPLHGTDGPLNVEDRRFTHELSHAWVDSAVSWGLKHTDDFNGESQEGAGLYQVTCKRGRRWSTADAYLRPALQRPNLTVRTNAQVTRVVFEGTRAVGVSYLDKGVPTTVHADAEVLLSGGAINSPQLLMLSGVGPAEHLRELGIDVVAALPGVGDNLHDHPAVGVIWSTKGTTDIADSATPAGLVRYQLTKRGPLASNIGEAGAFYSTRDGLDAPDMQIHVAPTLFYDNGMREPTCPGFTSAATLVDVASRGRLRLKSANPLWKPEIDPAYYAESIDLESIKSALRSLIEIGRSGPLAKFLDRPFLPATHELSDEALTEHVRENTQTLYHPVGTCAMGSGEHAVVDPDLKVRGVSGLRVVDASVMPVVPRGNTNAPTIMVAEKAADLIRAR; the protein is encoded by the coding sequence GTGCCAGAGCAGGACTCCTTCGACTACGTGATCGTCGGCGCGGGCAGCGCGGGCTGCGTGCTGGCGAACCGGCTGAGCGAGGACCCGTCCGCACGGGTGCTCCTGCTGGAGGCGGGCGGCGAGGACACCGCGGACGAGGTCCGGATCCCGGCGGCGTTCGCGTCGCTGTTCAAGACGAAGTGGGACTGGAACTACGAGACCGTCGAGCAGAAGCACACCGGCAAGAAGGAGTACTGGCCGCGCGGCCGGATGCTCGGCGGGTGCTCGTCGATCAACGCGATGATCTACATCCGCGGCAACCGCGCCGACTACGACGGCTGGCGCGATGCGCACGGAGCCACCGGCTGGGGCTGGGACGACGTGCTGCCCTACTTCAAGCGCGCCGAGGGCAACCAGCGCCTCGGCGGGCCGCTGCACGGCACGGACGGCCCGCTGAACGTCGAGGACCGGCGGTTCACGCACGAGCTGTCGCACGCGTGGGTGGACAGCGCCGTTTCGTGGGGGCTCAAGCACACCGACGACTTCAACGGCGAATCGCAGGAAGGGGCCGGGCTCTACCAGGTCACCTGCAAACGCGGCCGCCGCTGGTCCACGGCGGACGCTTACCTGCGGCCCGCCCTGCAGCGGCCGAATCTCACGGTCCGGACGAACGCACAGGTCACGCGCGTGGTCTTCGAGGGCACCCGCGCGGTTGGCGTGTCCTATTTGGACAAAGGCGTGCCGACGACCGTCCACGCGGACGCCGAAGTGTTGCTGTCCGGCGGCGCGATCAACTCGCCGCAGCTGCTGATGCTTTCCGGCGTCGGACCTGCTGAGCACCTGCGGGAACTGGGCATCGACGTGGTCGCCGCGCTGCCCGGTGTCGGCGACAACCTGCACGACCACCCGGCCGTCGGCGTGATCTGGTCGACGAAGGGCACCACCGACATCGCGGACTCCGCGACCCCGGCCGGGCTGGTGCGCTACCAGCTGACCAAACGCGGCCCGCTCGCGTCGAACATCGGCGAGGCAGGCGCGTTCTACTCGACCCGCGACGGCCTCGACGCGCCGGACATGCAGATCCACGTGGCCCCGACGTTGTTCTACGACAACGGAATGCGCGAACCGACCTGCCCTGGCTTCACGTCCGCGGCGACGCTGGTCGACGTCGCGAGCCGCGGCCGGCTCCGGCTGAAGTCGGCGAATCCGTTGTGGAAGCCGGAAATCGACCCGGCTTACTACGCGGAGTCGATCGACCTGGAGTCGATCAAGTCGGCGCTGCGGTCGCTGATCGAGATCGGCCGGTCCGGCCCGTTGGCGAAGTTCCTGGACCGGCCGTTCCTTCCAGCGACGCACGAGCTGTCGGATGAGGCGCTGACCGAGCATGTCCGGGAGAACACGCAAACGCTGTATCACCCCGTCGGCACGTGCGCGATGGGCAGCGGCGAGCACGCGGTGGTGGATCCGGATCTGAAGGTGCGCGGGGTTTCGGGGCTGCGGGTGGTGGACGCTTCGGTGATGCCGGTGGTGCCGCGCGGGAACACCAACGCGCCGACGATCATGGTGGCGGAGAAGGCGGCGGACTTGATCCGGGCTCGATGA
- a CDS encoding ABC transporter ATP-binding protein, which translates to MLSATYRFPAIRLPQRPTPVRYLLAVLRARPWLVLGAAVTGAGWSLPSALLPLVIGRGVGAIADGDTSALWRWSLVAGVLGVVQALLGTGLHFAAYGMWIHGAGTTQRLVTDHTTRLGATLREAASTGNVVAVTSSDMNWIGNAFEVIGRTIGSIVAFVVIGIAMLSTSPLLGTVALVGVPLAVLGIGPLLAPLQKRKTTQRENLSEVNALGADIVSGLRILRGVGGERRFLRRFHDASQLVRRSGVEVGRSESWLAAAEVLLPGLVTVAITWLGARLALDGTIGVGELVAFYGVSAFLVVPVSTATEQVSALSSGLVAARKVCGLLALRPKLADPASPQPLPDGPLELVDTTSGIRVAPGKLTVVDLGAEAEAIAERMARFADPGEDEKVLVGGVPADRVALAELRTRVVYAHNQDIWFSGVLREQLEPARPGSVDIFAALHAADAEDIVEALPRGVDELIGERGREVSGGQRQRLSLARALATDADVLLLDEPTSAVDAHTEARITQRAKELRNGRTTVVFSQSPLWRNVADEVVHGKAVAV; encoded by the coding sequence GTGCTTTCCGCCACGTACCGCTTTCCCGCCATCCGACTCCCGCAGCGTCCGACGCCGGTCCGGTATCTGCTGGCGGTCCTGCGCGCGCGGCCGTGGCTCGTCCTCGGCGCGGCGGTGACCGGGGCGGGCTGGTCGCTGCCGAGCGCCTTGCTGCCGCTGGTGATCGGCCGCGGCGTCGGCGCGATCGCGGACGGCGACACCTCCGCGCTGTGGCGCTGGTCGCTGGTCGCGGGTGTGCTCGGCGTGGTGCAGGCGCTGCTCGGCACCGGGCTGCACTTCGCGGCGTACGGCATGTGGATCCACGGCGCGGGCACCACGCAACGCCTGGTCACCGACCACACGACCCGGCTCGGCGCGACCCTGCGCGAGGCGGCCAGCACCGGCAACGTCGTCGCGGTCACCTCGTCGGACATGAACTGGATCGGCAACGCGTTCGAGGTCATCGGCCGCACGATCGGGTCGATCGTGGCCTTCGTGGTCATCGGGATCGCGATGCTCAGCACGTCGCCGCTGCTGGGCACGGTCGCGCTCGTCGGCGTCCCGCTCGCGGTTCTCGGCATCGGCCCGCTGCTCGCGCCGCTGCAGAAGCGCAAGACCACGCAGCGGGAGAATCTGAGCGAGGTGAACGCGCTCGGCGCGGACATCGTGTCCGGGCTGCGGATCCTGCGCGGCGTCGGCGGCGAACGGCGGTTCCTGCGCCGGTTCCACGACGCCAGCCAGCTGGTGCGCCGCTCCGGCGTCGAGGTCGGGCGCAGCGAATCGTGGCTCGCCGCGGCGGAAGTGCTGCTGCCCGGACTGGTCACGGTGGCGATCACCTGGCTGGGCGCCCGGCTCGCGCTCGACGGCACGATCGGCGTCGGCGAGCTCGTCGCGTTCTACGGCGTTTCGGCGTTCCTGGTGGTGCCGGTGAGCACGGCGACCGAGCAGGTCAGCGCGCTCAGCTCGGGCCTGGTCGCGGCGCGCAAGGTGTGCGGTCTGCTCGCCCTGCGGCCGAAGCTGGCCGACCCGGCGTCGCCGCAGCCGCTGCCGGACGGGCCGCTGGAACTGGTGGACACCACCAGCGGCATCCGGGTCGCGCCGGGCAAGCTGACGGTGGTCGACCTCGGTGCCGAAGCGGAGGCGATCGCCGAGCGGATGGCCCGGTTCGCCGATCCGGGCGAGGACGAGAAGGTGCTGGTCGGCGGGGTGCCCGCGGATCGCGTCGCGCTCGCCGAGTTGCGGACCCGCGTGGTGTACGCGCACAACCAGGACATCTGGTTCTCCGGGGTGCTGCGCGAACAGCTGGAGCCGGCGCGCCCGGGCAGCGTCGACATCTTCGCGGCGCTGCACGCGGCGGACGCCGAGGACATCGTCGAAGCGCTGCCGCGCGGGGTCGACGAGCTGATCGGCGAACGCGGGCGGGAGGTGTCCGGCGGCCAGCGACAGCGGCTGAGCCTGGCCCGTGCGCTGGCGACCGACGCCGACGTACTGCTGCTGGACGAGCCGACCTCGGCCGTCGACGCGCACACCGAGGCCCGGATCACCCAGCGCGCCAAGGAATTGCGGAACGGAAGGACGACGGTGGTGTTCAGCCAGAGTCCATTGTGGAGGAACGTGGCCGACGAGGTCGTGCACGGAAAGGCAGTGGCGGTATGA
- a CDS encoding pyridoxamine 5'-phosphate oxidase: MKAIPHASAKPRQTTQRVGVLSIGREGAAPLAVPVWYDYEPGGELLIWMDRGSAKDRAIEASGKLSLTVQQETQPYKYVTVSGPVVDRSSAPTEEQALAIASRYAPEAEARQFVEGSLKETSVLVRVRTERWLSSDHSK; the protein is encoded by the coding sequence TTGAAGGCGATCCCGCACGCCTCGGCGAAGCCGAGGCAGACAACACAGCGGGTGGGCGTGCTGTCGATCGGCCGGGAAGGCGCGGCCCCGCTCGCGGTGCCGGTTTGGTACGACTACGAACCCGGCGGCGAATTGCTGATCTGGATGGACCGCGGGTCGGCGAAGGACCGGGCGATCGAGGCCTCGGGCAAGCTGAGCCTCACGGTGCAGCAGGAAACCCAGCCGTACAAGTACGTCACGGTGTCCGGTCCGGTCGTGGACCGGTCCTCGGCGCCGACCGAGGAGCAGGCGCTCGCGATCGCCTCGCGGTACGCGCCCGAGGCCGAGGCGCGGCAGTTCGTCGAGGGCTCGCTCAAGGAGACCTCGGTGCTGGTGCGGGTGCGCACCGAACGCTGGCTCTCCAGCGACCACAGCAAGTAA
- a CDS encoding nitroreductase, translating into MDVYEAVRSRRSVRGFLGKPVPDEVLTRVLTTALRAPSGGNLQPWRVYVLTGAKLAELKYLVRERITDGDTGDPPQVLPYPETLPEQYARRIEELGALRYGAVGIAREDRAGRERVRVRNWDLFGAPVGLFCYLNEQMLPPQWLDAGMFLQTVMVLLRAEGLDSCAQIAWGRYHRSVTEIAEPPAGYVLGCGMSIGYADPDEPRPAIPRAPLAEVVTFRS; encoded by the coding sequence GTGGACGTCTACGAAGCGGTGCGCTCCCGGCGGTCGGTCCGCGGCTTCCTCGGCAAGCCGGTGCCCGACGAAGTCCTGACCCGAGTCCTCACCACGGCCTTGCGCGCGCCCTCCGGCGGAAATCTGCAGCCGTGGCGGGTGTACGTCCTGACCGGCGCGAAGCTGGCCGAGCTGAAATACCTGGTCCGAGAGCGGATCACGGACGGCGACACCGGTGATCCGCCGCAGGTGCTGCCCTATCCGGAAACGCTGCCCGAGCAGTACGCGCGGCGGATCGAGGAGCTGGGCGCGCTGCGCTACGGAGCGGTCGGCATCGCGCGGGAAGACCGCGCGGGCCGGGAGCGAGTCCGCGTCCGGAATTGGGACTTATTCGGCGCTCCGGTCGGCCTGTTCTGCTATCTGAACGAGCAGATGCTGCCCCCGCAATGGCTGGACGCGGGGATGTTTTTGCAGACCGTGATGGTGCTGCTGCGCGCGGAGGGGCTCGACAGTTGCGCGCAAATCGCGTGGGGCCGTTACCACCGGAGCGTCACGGAAATCGCGGAGCCGCCCGCCGGTTATGTCCTCGGATGCGGCATGTCGATCGGGTACGCCGATCCGGACGAGCCTCGGCCCGCGATCCCTCGGGCACCGCTGGCGGAGGTGGTCACGTTCCGGTCGTGA
- the purQ gene encoding phosphoribosylformylglycinamidine synthase subunit PurQ has protein sequence MSARIGVITFPGTLDDGDAARAVRYADAEAVSLWHADDDLKGVDAVVVPGGFSYGDYLRAGVIARYAPVMTSVIDAAHKGMPVLGICNGFQILCEAGLLPGAMIRNVGLHFVCRDQWLRVDNNATAWTSRYEAGAEILIPLKNNDGCYVADQSTVDMLEAEGRVAFRYVGGNPNGSRNDIAGVTSENGRVVGLMPHPEHAIDALTGPSDDGLGMFYSAVDALVKA, from the coding sequence GTGAGCGCCCGCATCGGCGTCATCACCTTCCCCGGCACGCTCGACGACGGCGACGCCGCCCGCGCGGTCCGCTACGCCGACGCCGAAGCCGTTTCGCTCTGGCACGCCGACGACGACCTGAAGGGCGTCGACGCGGTCGTCGTCCCCGGCGGCTTCTCCTACGGCGACTACCTGCGCGCCGGCGTGATCGCCCGCTACGCGCCGGTGATGACCTCGGTCATCGACGCCGCACACAAGGGCATGCCGGTGCTCGGCATCTGCAACGGCTTCCAGATCCTGTGCGAGGCCGGCCTGCTGCCCGGCGCGATGATCCGCAACGTCGGCCTGCACTTCGTGTGCCGCGACCAGTGGCTGCGCGTGGACAACAACGCCACCGCGTGGACCTCGCGCTACGAGGCGGGCGCGGAAATCCTGATTCCGCTCAAGAACAACGACGGCTGCTACGTCGCCGACCAGTCCACTGTGGACATGCTGGAGGCGGAGGGCCGGGTGGCGTTCCGCTACGTCGGCGGCAACCCGAACGGCTCCCGCAACGACATCGCGGGCGTCACCAGCGAGAACGGCCGCGTGGTCGGTCTCATGCCGCACCCGGAGCACGCGATCGACGCGCTCACCGGCCCGTCCGACGACGGTCTCGGCATGTTCTACAGCGCGGTCGACGCGCTCGTGAAAGCCTGA
- the purL gene encoding phosphoribosylformylglycinamidine synthase subunit PurL: MANPDTDTVTSTVDTTAVAAATPETSQPYVELGLAEDEYARIREILGRRPTDAELAMYSVMWSEHCSYKSSKKHLRYFGETATDEMKAKMLAGIGENAGVVDIGDGWAVTFKVESHNHPSYVEPYQGAATGVGGIVRDIMAMGARPLAVQDALRFGPADAPDTKRVLPGVVAGVGGYGNCLGLPNIGGELVFDPSYAGNPLVNALCVGAMRTEDLHLAFASGSGNKIILFGARTGLDGIGGVSVLASDTFSGDESAAGRRKLPSVQVGDPFTEKVLIECCLDLFREKLVVGIQDLGGAGLSCATSELAAAGDGGMHIYLDRVPLRATGMTPAEVLSSESQERMCAVVSPENVDAFMAVCAKWDVIATDIGEVTDGEHLVITWNDEIVVDVPAHTVAHQGPVYDRPIERPAFQDGLIADTSAKLPRPSTPEELRADFLKLIASPNQASKEWVTAQYDRYVRGNSVLSQPSDSGMIRIDEESNRGVSVATDCNAKFVYLDPYRGAQLALAEAYRNVATGGATPVAVSDCLNFGAPTDPGVMWQFEQAVHGLADACVELGIPVTGGNVSFFNQTGDTAILPTPVIAVLGVIDDVTRRIPTGIGAEAGETLLLLGDTHDELDGSAWARELHGHLGGVPPRVDLAREKLLADVLVAGSRDGMISAAHDLADGGLAQALTETVLIGQCGARVFLDRDQDPFVQLFSESSGRVLVAVPRTEELRFTEMCTARGLPWRKTGVVDPDSGTLEIQGVTEFSLEELRETWEKTLPALFD, translated from the coding sequence GTGGCGAACCCTGACACGGACACCGTGACCAGCACAGTTGACACCACCGCAGTGGCCGCGGCGACCCCGGAAACGAGCCAGCCGTACGTCGAACTCGGCCTCGCCGAAGACGAGTACGCGCGGATCCGGGAAATCCTCGGCCGCCGGCCCACCGACGCCGAGCTCGCGATGTACTCGGTGATGTGGAGCGAGCACTGCTCCTACAAGTCCTCGAAGAAGCACCTGCGCTACTTCGGCGAGACCGCCACCGACGAGATGAAGGCCAAGATGCTGGCCGGCATCGGCGAGAACGCGGGCGTCGTCGACATCGGCGACGGCTGGGCGGTCACCTTCAAGGTGGAGAGCCACAACCATCCGTCCTATGTGGAGCCGTACCAGGGCGCGGCCACCGGCGTCGGCGGCATCGTCCGCGACATCATGGCGATGGGCGCGCGGCCGCTCGCGGTGCAGGACGCGCTGCGCTTCGGCCCGGCCGACGCGCCGGACACCAAGCGCGTGCTGCCCGGCGTGGTCGCGGGCGTCGGCGGCTACGGCAACTGCCTCGGCCTGCCGAACATCGGTGGCGAGCTGGTCTTCGACCCCTCCTACGCGGGCAACCCGCTGGTCAACGCGCTGTGCGTCGGTGCGATGCGCACCGAGGACCTGCACTTGGCGTTCGCCTCCGGCTCCGGCAACAAGATCATCCTGTTCGGCGCGCGCACCGGCCTCGACGGCATCGGCGGCGTGTCCGTGCTCGCCAGCGACACCTTCTCCGGCGACGAATCCGCAGCGGGCCGGCGCAAGCTGCCCAGCGTGCAGGTCGGCGACCCGTTCACCGAGAAGGTGCTCATCGAGTGCTGTCTCGACCTGTTCCGCGAAAAGCTGGTCGTCGGCATCCAGGACCTCGGCGGCGCCGGGCTGTCGTGCGCGACGTCCGAGCTGGCCGCGGCCGGTGACGGCGGCATGCACATCTACCTCGACCGGGTTCCGTTGCGCGCCACCGGAATGACGCCCGCCGAGGTGCTCTCCAGCGAATCGCAGGAGCGCATGTGCGCTGTCGTTTCGCCGGAGAACGTCGACGCGTTCATGGCGGTCTGCGCCAAGTGGGACGTCATCGCCACCGACATCGGCGAGGTCACCGACGGCGAGCACCTCGTGATCACCTGGAACGACGAGATCGTGGTCGATGTGCCCGCGCACACCGTCGCGCACCAGGGCCCGGTGTACGACCGCCCGATCGAGCGCCCCGCGTTCCAGGACGGCCTCATCGCCGACACCTCCGCGAAGCTGCCGCGTCCGTCGACGCCGGAGGAACTGCGCGCGGACTTCCTGAAGCTCATCGCGTCGCCGAACCAGGCGTCGAAGGAATGGGTGACCGCGCAGTACGACCGCTACGTGCGCGGCAATTCGGTGCTGTCCCAACCGTCCGACTCGGGCATGATCCGGATCGACGAGGAGAGCAACCGCGGAGTCTCGGTGGCCACCGACTGCAACGCGAAGTTCGTCTACCTCGACCCGTACCGCGGCGCGCAGCTCGCGCTGGCCGAGGCCTACCGGAACGTCGCCACCGGCGGCGCGACCCCGGTCGCGGTGTCCGACTGCCTCAACTTCGGCGCCCCGACCGACCCGGGCGTGATGTGGCAGTTCGAGCAGGCCGTGCACGGTCTCGCCGACGCGTGCGTCGAGCTGGGCATCCCGGTGACCGGCGGCAACGTCAGCTTCTTCAACCAGACCGGCGACACGGCGATCCTGCCGACCCCGGTGATCGCCGTGCTCGGCGTGATCGACGACGTCACCCGCCGCATCCCGACCGGCATCGGCGCGGAGGCGGGCGAGACGCTGCTGCTGCTCGGCGACACCCACGACGAGCTGGACGGTTCGGCCTGGGCCCGCGAGCTGCACGGCCACCTCGGCGGCGTTCCGCCCCGCGTCGACCTGGCCCGCGAGAAGCTGCTGGCCGACGTCCTGGTGGCCGGTTCGCGTGACGGCATGATCTCCGCCGCGCACGACCTCGCCGACGGCGGGCTCGCACAGGCCCTCACCGAAACTGTCCTCATTGGGCAGTGCGGGGCCCGGGTCTTCCTCGACCGCGACCAGGACCCGTTCGTGCAGCTGTTCTCCGAGTCGTCCGGCCGCGTGCTCGTGGCGGTCCCGCGCACGGAGGAGCTGCGGTTCACCGAGATGTGCACCGCGCGCGGCCTGCCGTGGCGCAAGACCGGCGTCGTCGACCCGGATTCCGGCACTCTGGAGATCCAGGGTGTCACGGAGTTCAGCCTCGAAGAACTGCGCGAGACCTGGGAAAAGACCCTTCCGGCCCTGTTCGACTGA
- a CDS encoding ABC transporter ATP-binding protein, whose amino-acid sequence MTTRLPLASRREVRQWVRRTAAEHRREFSLMLGLFFLATLIGLAGPQLLGLLVDGVVEHGATLRVDLLAAAFVVVLVLQAWAKKAARLRGRVFGERVLAENRERFVKNALDLPLGTVEAAGTGDLLSRATSDISRLDHAVRFAAPEILIATATVLLTTIAMIVTSPLLALTLLVALPLLVPVNIWYQRVIPKAFAWMLDRWGDLQSVTHETVEGARTAEALSLTERRLSTGHRALDQAVLGERRMRAYQLRWLPSLEFSYVLPIAALLLLGLFAYQQGWAGLGTITTMLAYAQAMTTPLNEALFWLEDLQVALAAARRILGVHPTETAAKVTDVPRGRDIEVRDVRFGYTADREVLHGISLSVPRGERLAIVGPSGAGKSTLGRLLAGISAPTAGSIQVGGTEVSTLADDVLRGEVLLLTQEHHTFSGTLRENLALPARRDGGDWTDEELMASLASAGAAEWAAGLPDGLDTKLGSGAYSVPAGLAQQLALARVVLADPHTLVLDEATSLLDTGSARELERSLNAVLEGRTVIAIAHRLHTAAAADRVAVVEGGQITELGPHQELIAAGGPYSRLVEAAS is encoded by the coding sequence ATGACGACGCGGCTCCCGCTCGCGTCGAGGCGCGAAGTCCGGCAATGGGTGCGGCGTACGGCCGCCGAGCACCGGCGCGAGTTCTCCTTGATGCTCGGCCTGTTCTTCCTCGCCACGCTGATCGGGCTGGCCGGGCCGCAGCTGCTCGGCCTGCTGGTGGACGGCGTGGTCGAGCATGGCGCGACGCTGCGGGTCGATCTGCTGGCCGCGGCGTTCGTGGTGGTGCTCGTGCTGCAGGCGTGGGCGAAGAAGGCGGCCCGGCTGCGCGGACGCGTTTTCGGCGAACGCGTGCTGGCGGAGAACCGCGAACGGTTCGTCAAGAACGCGCTTGACCTGCCGCTGGGCACCGTCGAGGCGGCCGGGACCGGCGACCTGCTCAGCCGCGCGACCAGCGACATCAGCAGGCTGGACCACGCGGTGCGCTTCGCCGCGCCGGAAATCCTGATCGCCACCGCTACCGTGCTGCTGACGACCATCGCGATGATCGTGACGTCGCCGCTGCTCGCGCTCACCCTGCTCGTGGCGCTGCCGCTGCTGGTGCCGGTGAACATCTGGTACCAGCGGGTGATTCCGAAGGCGTTCGCGTGGATGCTCGACCGGTGGGGCGACCTGCAGTCGGTCACCCACGAGACGGTGGAGGGCGCGCGGACCGCGGAGGCGCTGAGCCTCACCGAGCGGCGGCTGAGCACCGGACATCGCGCGCTCGACCAGGCGGTGCTCGGCGAGCGGCGGATGCGGGCGTATCAGCTGCGCTGGCTGCCGTCGCTGGAGTTCAGCTACGTGCTGCCGATCGCGGCGCTGCTGCTGCTCGGGCTGTTCGCGTACCAGCAGGGCTGGGCCGGACTCGGCACGATCACCACGATGCTGGCGTACGCGCAGGCGATGACCACGCCGCTCAACGAGGCGCTGTTCTGGCTGGAAGACCTGCAGGTCGCGCTGGCCGCCGCGCGCCGGATCCTCGGCGTGCACCCGACCGAAACGGCCGCGAAGGTCACCGACGTGCCGCGCGGGCGCGACATCGAGGTGCGCGACGTCCGGTTCGGCTACACCGCGGATCGCGAGGTGCTGCACGGCATCAGCCTGAGCGTGCCGCGCGGCGAACGGCTGGCGATCGTCGGTCCGTCGGGTGCGGGCAAGTCGACGTTGGGCAGGCTGCTGGCCGGGATCTCGGCGCCGACAGCGGGTTCGATCCAGGTCGGCGGTACCGAGGTGTCGACGCTCGCGGACGACGTGCTGCGCGGCGAGGTTCTGCTGCTGACGCAGGAGCACCACACGTTTTCCGGAACGCTGCGGGAAAACCTGGCGCTGCCCGCCCGGCGCGACGGCGGGGACTGGACCGACGAGGAACTGATGGCCTCGCTCGCGTCCGCCGGTGCGGCGGAATGGGCGGCCGGACTGCCGGACGGCCTGGACACCAAACTCGGCTCCGGCGCGTACTCGGTCCCGGCCGGTCTAGCGCAGCAACTGGCGTTGGCCCGCGTCGTCCTGGCTGACCCGCACACGCTGGTGCTGGACGAGGCGACGTCGCTGCTGGACACCGGGTCGGCGCGAGAGCTGGAACGGTCGCTGAACGCGGTGCTCGAAGGCCGAACGGTGATCGCGATCGCGCACCGGCTGCACACGGCCGCCGCGGCCGACCGGGTCGCGGTCGTCGAGGGCGGGCAGATCACCGAGCTGGGTCCGCATCAGGAACTGATCGCGGCGGGCGGACCGTATTCGCGGCTAGTCGAGGCAGCGAGCTGA
- the purS gene encoding phosphoribosylformylglycinamidine synthase subunit PurS yields the protein MARVVVDVMPKPEILDPQGQAVARALPRLGFSGVADVRQGRHFELEVDDDVDDETLAKMAEGFLANPVIEQWTIRRVEA from the coding sequence GTGGCTCGAGTCGTTGTCGACGTCATGCCCAAACCCGAGATCCTCGACCCGCAGGGCCAGGCGGTGGCGCGCGCGCTGCCGCGGCTGGGCTTCTCCGGGGTCGCCGACGTGCGCCAGGGGCGGCACTTCGAACTCGAGGTCGACGACGACGTCGATGACGAGACGCTGGCCAAGATGGCCGAGGGCTTCCTCGCCAACCCGGTGATCGAGCAGTGGACGATCCGGCGGGTCGAGGCGTGA
- a CDS encoding PQQ-binding-like beta-propeller repeat protein, translating into MTDKMGGRRALLVISAFLAAVVIAAIVIPLALNSGKVSGHAIAVSQQGPWQLGSDRIAPYDIGIDSWVVGDDLVLVNDTYAVAYARSDGKERWRIPSPSGHFCGASTSVVDNRIAVGYGDLCSSAAVLDVNAGKLLWQRAMPITSSGSPSEAKLDEHAVLAIVGGSVVVVHYQQLLGLDAATGAVRWSEVTPPTDEKVYSNCIPSDGMPRSADFVLLSHCSAKDAGDDLYAAVAVDPATGKIKQHNEFVKSKSYLTMAWVSASPLVAYLSDTSKGLYETLDDSLEPVSSIEAGDAVNGFMGDDGFGYSLSGVSNGTSHRRSRALVTGTTMIALTNPQKPNRLAAFDLRTGAKRWEVPAPGGGIVAAPLAVEGGQVIAVVSAGEDNPDQHIVKFALDTGAVTPVRTVSLPGSGNRRLAPWFCRLFWADGVVFGVRGIYTAQSTALVFRLG; encoded by the coding sequence GTGACTGACAAAATGGGCGGCCGGCGGGCCCTCCTCGTAATCTCGGCGTTTCTGGCAGCCGTGGTGATCGCGGCGATCGTGATACCGCTTGCACTCAACAGCGGCAAGGTGTCCGGCCACGCGATCGCGGTGTCCCAGCAAGGTCCGTGGCAGCTGGGATCGGACCGGATCGCGCCGTACGACATCGGCATCGATTCCTGGGTCGTTGGCGACGATCTGGTTCTGGTGAACGACACCTATGCGGTCGCGTACGCACGGAGCGACGGCAAGGAACGCTGGCGGATCCCCTCCCCGTCCGGCCATTTCTGCGGGGCGAGCACCTCTGTCGTCGACAACCGCATCGCCGTCGGCTATGGGGATCTCTGCTCGAGCGCGGCCGTGCTGGATGTCAACGCGGGAAAGCTGCTGTGGCAGCGGGCGATGCCCATCACCTCGTCGGGAAGCCCATCGGAGGCGAAACTCGACGAGCACGCAGTGCTGGCGATCGTCGGCGGTTCGGTCGTGGTCGTGCACTACCAGCAGTTGCTCGGGCTGGACGCGGCCACCGGTGCCGTCCGCTGGTCCGAGGTCACGCCACCGACCGACGAGAAGGTGTACTCGAACTGCATTCCGTCGGACGGGATGCCGCGGAGCGCGGACTTCGTGCTGCTGTCCCACTGCAGCGCCAAGGACGCCGGCGACGACTTGTACGCCGCCGTTGCCGTCGATCCCGCGACCGGAAAAATCAAGCAGCACAACGAGTTCGTGAAGAGCAAGTCCTACCTCACGATGGCGTGGGTGAGCGCGTCGCCGCTGGTCGCCTACCTCAGCGATACCTCGAAAGGGTTGTACGAAACTCTCGACGACTCGCTCGAACCGGTCTCCAGCATCGAGGCCGGAGACGCGGTGAACGGCTTCATGGGCGACGACGGATTCGGCTACAGCCTGAGCGGGGTCTCCAACGGCACGTCACATCGACGTTCACGAGCACTCGTCACGGGCACCACGATGATCGCGCTGACAAACCCGCAGAAGCCCAACCGCCTCGCCGCGTTCGACCTCCGCACCGGTGCCAAACGCTGGGAAGTCCCGGCACCCGGCGGCGGCATTGTCGCGGCACCGCTCGCGGTGGAGGGCGGGCAGGTGATCGCCGTGGTCTCCGCTGGCGAGGACAATCCTGATCAGCACATCGTCAAGTTCGCACTGGACACCGGAGCTGTGACACCTGTGCGCACGGTCTCGCTCCCGGGTTCCGGCAATCGCCGCTTGGCACCGTGGTTCTGCCGCTTGTTCTGGGCAGACGGGGTCGTTTTCGGAGTCCGCGGGATCTACACCGCGCAGTCCACGGCGTTGGTATTCCGGCTCGGCTGA